In one window of Xiphophorus hellerii strain 12219 chromosome 23, Xiphophorus_hellerii-4.1, whole genome shotgun sequence DNA:
- the dctn4 gene encoding dynactin subunit 4 isoform X1, with protein MASLLHPDRVVYLVRGQKRIRAPLSQLYFCRYCSELRSLECVSHEVDSHYCPSCLENMPSAEAKLKKNRCANCFDCPCCMHTLSTRATNIPAPLPDDPTKTTMKKAYYLACGFCRWTSRDVGMADKSVASGGWQEPENPHGQRISKLIEYYQQLAHREKQERDRKKLARRRQCMPLAFSQHTIHVVEKYGLGTRLHRQRPGAPIATLAGLSLKEGEDQKEITIEPAQALDEVEPLPEDCYTRPISLPEVTTLRQRLLQPDFQPAGASQLHPRHKHLLMKRSLRCRKCEHNLSKPEFNPTSIKFKIQLVAVSYIPEVRIMSIPNLRYMKESQVLLTLTNPVENITHVTLAVCEEDDPDDINSTSKVLVPSKELVLAGKDAAAEYDELAEPQDFQDDPDIVAFRKSNKIGFFIKVVPLKEEDTDVTVSFRMRHDFRNLAAPIRQSEEGGDAAHEAVWLTHHVELRLGPLAP; from the exons ATGGCGTCTCTTCTACACCCAGATAGAGTGGTCTATCTGGTCCGTGGACAGAAAAGGATTAGAGCCCCCTTAtctcaactttatttttgtcgCTACTGTAGCGAGTTAAGGTCGCTAGAATGTGTGTCTCATGAG GTGGACTCCCATTACTGTCCTAGTTGTCTGGAGAACATGCCGTCTGCTGAAGCTAAGCTGAAAAAGAACAG GTGTGCAAATTGCTTTGACTGCCCATGTTGCATGCACACTCTGTCGACTCGGGCCACTAACATTCCAGCTCCTCTGCCCGATGATCCTACCAAGACAACGATGAAGAAAGCCTACTACCTGGCCTGCGGTTTCTGTCGCTGGACCTCCAGAGATGTAGGAATGGCTGACAAATCAGTTG CCAGTGGTGGATGGCAGGAGCCAGAAAACCCCCACGGTCAGCGG ATCTCCAAGCTGATTGAGTATTACCAGCAGCTCGCCCACCGAGAGAAGCAGGAGAGAGACAGGAAGAAGCTGGCAAGGAGACGACAGTGCATGCCCCTGGCATTCTCG CAACACACTATTCATGTGGTG GAAAAATATGGCCTTGGAACCAGACTGCATAGGCAGAGACCTGGAGCCCCAATAGCCACTCTGGCTGGACTTAG CCTTAAAGAAGGTGAGGACCAGAAGGAAATCACAATCGAACCCGCCCAGGCCCTTGATGAAGTAGAACCCCTGCCTGAGGACTGCTACACCAGACCCATCAGTTTACCCGAAG TGACCACGCTGCGCCAGCGGCTGCTGCAGCCGGACTTCCAGCCTGCAGGAGCTTCTCAGCTCCACCCCAGACACAAACACCTCCTGATGAAGCGTTCGCTGCGCTGCAGG AAATGCGAGCACAACCTGAGCAAGCCAGAGTTTAATCCAACTTCAATCAAGTTCAAAATTCAGCTGGTGGCTGT GAGCTACATCCCTGAAGTAAGAATAATGTCCATTCCAAATCTCCGATACATGAAG GAGAGTCAGGTGCTGCTAACCCTGACCAACCCGGTGGAGAACATTACTCATGTCACACTGGCTGTTTGTGAAGAAGATGATCCTGATGATATTAACAGCACTTCCAAG GTTCTTGTTCCCAGTAAGGAACTGGTTTTGGCAGGGAAGGATGCTGCAGCTGAGTACGACGAACTGGCCGAGCCTCAGGACTTCCAGGATGATCCAGA CATCGTTGCCTTCAGGAAGTCCAACAAGATTGGTTTCTTCATCAAAGTGGTCCCTCTGAAAGAAGAGGACACGGATGTCACCGTTTCATTTAGGATGCGCCACGACTTCCGTAACCTCGCAGCTCCCATCCGGCAGAGCGAGGAGGGGGGCGACGCTGCTCACGAGGCCGTTTGGCTCACTCATCATGTAGAGCTGAGGCTGGGGCCGCTCGCTCCCTGA
- the dctn4 gene encoding dynactin subunit 4 isoform X2, translating into MASLLHPDRVVYLVRGQKRIRAPLSQLYFCRYCSELRSLECVSHEVDSHYCPSCLENMPSAEAKLKKNRCANCFDCPCCMHTLSTRATNIPAPLPDDPTKTTMKKAYYLACGFCRWTSRDVGMADKSVASGGWQEPENPHGQRISKLIEYYQQLAHREKQERDRKKLARRRQCMPLAFSEKYGLGTRLHRQRPGAPIATLAGLSLKEGEDQKEITIEPAQALDEVEPLPEDCYTRPISLPEVTTLRQRLLQPDFQPAGASQLHPRHKHLLMKRSLRCRKCEHNLSKPEFNPTSIKFKIQLVAVSYIPEVRIMSIPNLRYMKESQVLLTLTNPVENITHVTLAVCEEDDPDDINSTSKVLVPSKELVLAGKDAAAEYDELAEPQDFQDDPDIVAFRKSNKIGFFIKVVPLKEEDTDVTVSFRMRHDFRNLAAPIRQSEEGGDAAHEAVWLTHHVELRLGPLAP; encoded by the exons ATGGCGTCTCTTCTACACCCAGATAGAGTGGTCTATCTGGTCCGTGGACAGAAAAGGATTAGAGCCCCCTTAtctcaactttatttttgtcgCTACTGTAGCGAGTTAAGGTCGCTAGAATGTGTGTCTCATGAG GTGGACTCCCATTACTGTCCTAGTTGTCTGGAGAACATGCCGTCTGCTGAAGCTAAGCTGAAAAAGAACAG GTGTGCAAATTGCTTTGACTGCCCATGTTGCATGCACACTCTGTCGACTCGGGCCACTAACATTCCAGCTCCTCTGCCCGATGATCCTACCAAGACAACGATGAAGAAAGCCTACTACCTGGCCTGCGGTTTCTGTCGCTGGACCTCCAGAGATGTAGGAATGGCTGACAAATCAGTTG CCAGTGGTGGATGGCAGGAGCCAGAAAACCCCCACGGTCAGCGG ATCTCCAAGCTGATTGAGTATTACCAGCAGCTCGCCCACCGAGAGAAGCAGGAGAGAGACAGGAAGAAGCTGGCAAGGAGACGACAGTGCATGCCCCTGGCATTCTCG GAAAAATATGGCCTTGGAACCAGACTGCATAGGCAGAGACCTGGAGCCCCAATAGCCACTCTGGCTGGACTTAG CCTTAAAGAAGGTGAGGACCAGAAGGAAATCACAATCGAACCCGCCCAGGCCCTTGATGAAGTAGAACCCCTGCCTGAGGACTGCTACACCAGACCCATCAGTTTACCCGAAG TGACCACGCTGCGCCAGCGGCTGCTGCAGCCGGACTTCCAGCCTGCAGGAGCTTCTCAGCTCCACCCCAGACACAAACACCTCCTGATGAAGCGTTCGCTGCGCTGCAGG AAATGCGAGCACAACCTGAGCAAGCCAGAGTTTAATCCAACTTCAATCAAGTTCAAAATTCAGCTGGTGGCTGT GAGCTACATCCCTGAAGTAAGAATAATGTCCATTCCAAATCTCCGATACATGAAG GAGAGTCAGGTGCTGCTAACCCTGACCAACCCGGTGGAGAACATTACTCATGTCACACTGGCTGTTTGTGAAGAAGATGATCCTGATGATATTAACAGCACTTCCAAG GTTCTTGTTCCCAGTAAGGAACTGGTTTTGGCAGGGAAGGATGCTGCAGCTGAGTACGACGAACTGGCCGAGCCTCAGGACTTCCAGGATGATCCAGA CATCGTTGCCTTCAGGAAGTCCAACAAGATTGGTTTCTTCATCAAAGTGGTCCCTCTGAAAGAAGAGGACACGGATGTCACCGTTTCATTTAGGATGCGCCACGACTTCCGTAACCTCGCAGCTCCCATCCGGCAGAGCGAGGAGGGGGGCGACGCTGCTCACGAGGCCGTTTGGCTCACTCATCATGTAGAGCTGAGGCTGGGGCCGCTCGCTCCCTGA